In Gimesia benthica, a single window of DNA contains:
- a CDS encoding PSD1 and planctomycete cytochrome C domain-containing protein produces MRKLLTPLTAVYWIIAIAFYPAISARSANKPSKNMHPQERAFFENKIRPVLVKKCYSCHSSKSEELGGKLRMDTRDGMRVGGESGPAFVEGRPNESLLIQALRYDGLEMPPDEPLSEAVIQDFIKWVEMGVPDPRVEQPVAARKPDTENAAANPELWSFQPVKNPSPPSVKEQDWCFDPIDRFVLSHIEQAKLQTTHDASPVHLVRRLYFDLTGLPPAAEQVETFLNDYEQHRQQAVTRLVDELLASPHFGERWGRYWLDVARYGESNGNDGLGRNPTFPHAWRYRDYVIQAFNDDVPYDQFLTEQIAGDLLSAQTPAERDRLLIATGFLAIGAKPAKAMNVNFDMDVVNDQINVISTGVMGLSVACARCHDHKHDPIPASDYYALAGIFLSTETMWGYAANQPLTAPETPLHILKAKTHYVAPPDSGVKPVVNKRAQSRKKKPKNVYPAGTALAMGVREKKKIVDCKINIKGESKKLGPQVPRGFLSACKVAQPPELTDKSSGRLQLAQWLTSADHPQTARVMVNRIWLHLFGQALVRTPDDFGVYGERPTHPELLDHLAIRFRSEGWSVKQLIRAIVLSHTYQLSSFCEAEILEADPENRLLCRHNRRRLDAESLRDSILAASGQLNREPARGSAIANVDELVNKVSNLHLPHNHRSIYLCMLRHSDPPELSAFDLPDSTKPVGRRNESTLPTQSLFLLNSPFLVEQADWFAKEVLSDPELDESGRIHLAYRRALNRTPNSAELERALTLIHDVDQALETEFSQEELRRVAVWATLCQGLLTTNEFRYVD; encoded by the coding sequence ATGCGTAAGTTGCTCACCCCGCTCACTGCCGTCTATTGGATCATTGCGATCGCTTTCTATCCCGCGATCTCTGCCAGGAGTGCGAACAAGCCCTCCAAAAACATGCATCCACAGGAACGTGCCTTCTTCGAAAATAAAATTCGGCCCGTCCTAGTCAAAAAATGTTATTCCTGCCATTCCTCAAAGTCAGAAGAACTGGGGGGAAAGCTGCGGATGGATACCCGCGATGGGATGCGGGTCGGAGGAGAATCCGGTCCCGCGTTTGTCGAAGGACGCCCCAATGAGAGCCTGTTGATTCAGGCACTTCGTTATGACGGTCTGGAGATGCCCCCGGATGAGCCGCTGTCAGAAGCCGTGATCCAGGATTTCATTAAGTGGGTTGAAATGGGGGTCCCCGATCCGCGCGTCGAACAACCGGTGGCCGCCCGGAAACCTGATACTGAAAACGCGGCAGCGAACCCGGAACTCTGGTCATTCCAGCCGGTGAAGAATCCTTCACCACCGTCGGTGAAGGAACAAGACTGGTGCTTTGATCCCATAGATCGGTTTGTTCTCTCACACATTGAACAGGCCAAACTGCAAACCACGCACGATGCTTCACCCGTACATCTGGTCCGCCGCCTGTACTTTGATCTGACCGGCCTCCCCCCTGCCGCAGAGCAGGTAGAAACATTTCTAAACGATTATGAACAGCATCGCCAACAGGCGGTAACGCGACTGGTTGACGAACTACTGGCTTCACCTCATTTTGGTGAACGCTGGGGACGATACTGGCTCGATGTGGCCCGCTATGGTGAATCCAACGGCAACGATGGTTTGGGACGTAATCCAACCTTCCCCCATGCCTGGCGGTATCGGGATTATGTCATCCAGGCGTTCAATGACGATGTCCCCTACGATCAGTTTCTCACCGAACAGATCGCCGGCGACCTGCTTTCAGCACAGACTCCCGCAGAACGGGACCGTCTGCTGATCGCAACAGGCTTTCTGGCCATTGGTGCTAAACCAGCCAAGGCGATGAACGTCAACTTTGATATGGATGTGGTCAACGATCAAATCAATGTCATCAGCACCGGCGTCATGGGCCTCAGCGTCGCCTGTGCCCGCTGCCATGATCACAAACACGATCCGATTCCTGCCAGCGACTATTATGCCCTGGCCGGAATCTTTCTCAGCACCGAAACGATGTGGGGTTATGCCGCCAATCAACCTTTGACGGCACCTGAAACACCGCTGCACATTCTGAAAGCGAAAACCCACTATGTCGCACCACCCGACAGTGGTGTGAAACCGGTTGTCAACAAACGGGCGCAGTCCCGCAAAAAGAAGCCTAAAAACGTTTATCCGGCTGGTACCGCTCTGGCAATGGGTGTCCGCGAAAAGAAAAAAATCGTTGACTGTAAAATCAATATTAAGGGGGAATCCAAGAAGCTGGGCCCCCAGGTTCCCCGGGGTTTTCTCTCGGCCTGCAAAGTTGCTCAACCACCTGAACTTACTGACAAATCCAGTGGTCGGCTGCAACTGGCCCAGTGGCTCACCTCCGCCGATCATCCCCAGACAGCGCGCGTGATGGTCAACCGCATCTGGCTGCATCTGTTTGGTCAGGCACTGGTCCGCACTCCCGATGACTTTGGCGTTTATGGAGAGCGCCCCACGCACCCGGAACTACTCGATCATCTGGCGATTCGCTTTCGCTCGGAAGGCTGGTCGGTCAAGCAGCTGATTCGCGCGATCGTCCTCAGTCATACCTATCAGCTCAGCAGTTTCTGTGAAGCAGAAATTCTCGAAGCCGATCCGGAGAATCGCCTCCTCTGCCGACACAACCGTCGACGTCTGGATGCGGAATCACTCCGCGACAGCATTCTGGCAGCCAGTGGTCAGCTCAATCGAGAACCAGCACGGGGTTCAGCGATTGCCAACGTCGATGAACTGGTCAACAAGGTCAGCAATCTGCATCTACCTCACAATCATCGCAGTATCTACCTCTGCATGCTCCGTCATTCAGATCCCCCCGAACTCTCTGCATTCGATCTGCCTGATTCCACCAAACCGGTAGGCCGAAGAAACGAATCCACACTACCGACACAGAGCCTGTTCCTGCTCAACAGTCCGTTCCTGGTCGAGCAGGCAGACTGGTTTGCCAAAGAGGTGCTCTCCGATCCTGAACTGGATGAGAGCGGGCGAATTCATCTGGCTTATCGTCGTGCTTTGAACCGGACTCCAAACTCAGCAGAACTCGAGCGGGCTCTGACATTGATCCATGATGTAGACCAGGCACTCGAAACGGAATTCTCACAAGAGGAACTCCGGCGGGTCGCAGTCTGGGCCACACTCTGTCAGGGACTGCTGACAACGAATGAATTTCGCTACGTTGATTAA
- a CDS encoding sulfatase family protein, protein MPFIMRWPGKIKAGTETSEVTWALDLFPTICRFADVDTSGLTLDGRDISTLLTEQKPVGSREFYWQLGPHQELDRGRWTAVRQGDWKYLQDAQGAEFLFDLKTDPYEKQNLIKTEPEKYQALQKRRDELAKQLSPQAQPRE, encoded by the coding sequence GTGCCCTTTATCATGCGCTGGCCCGGCAAGATTAAAGCGGGAACTGAAACCAGTGAAGTCACCTGGGCGCTCGACCTGTTCCCCACCATTTGCCGATTCGCTGATGTAGATACCAGCGGCCTGACTCTGGACGGTCGTGATATTTCGACACTACTGACAGAACAGAAACCGGTTGGCTCCAGGGAATTCTATTGGCAACTGGGGCCCCATCAGGAACTGGATCGAGGCCGCTGGACCGCTGTCCGGCAGGGGGACTGGAAATACCTGCAGGACGCCCAGGGAGCAGAATTTCTGTTCGACCTGAAAACAGATCCCTATGAAAAACAGAACCTGATTAAAACAGAGCCGGAAAAATATCAGGCACTCCAGAAACGTCGGGATGAACTTGCCAAACAGCTCTCACCCCAGGCGCAACCCCGCGAGTAG
- a CDS encoding metallophosphoesterase family protein: MPVHLPAQNRRQFLFTLGAGFLTYSAGAFAKDSQQSDIIYLLNDTHIGEKHPENSPVPSHLRKVVSELVSLEQKPACVLINGDLALRDGQPGDYRHLAKLIRPLQEAKIDMHLTLGNHDERDVFYSVMQEEQPETPPVKSKHISVVQTPHANFFLLDSLHKTMVTQGTLGAEQRTWLAKALDAHADKPAIIMTHHNPRLGGDPNHFPGGLTDSVELWEVLAPRKQVKAYIHGHIHHRSNAEHKGIHIINTPATSYVGNPKASTTGWTIAKLSPTGITLTTRTTDDQHPWNHQTQTLAWR; this comes from the coding sequence ATGCCCGTGCATCTGCCCGCCCAGAACCGTCGCCAGTTCCTGTTTACCCTCGGAGCCGGTTTCCTCACTTATTCTGCTGGTGCCTTTGCCAAAGACTCACAACAGTCAGACATCATCTACTTGCTCAACGACACCCATATCGGCGAGAAGCACCCGGAGAATTCTCCCGTGCCCAGTCATCTCCGCAAAGTAGTCAGTGAACTGGTAAGCCTGGAGCAAAAGCCCGCCTGCGTCCTCATCAATGGAGACCTGGCACTGCGGGATGGTCAGCCCGGTGATTACCGTCATTTGGCGAAACTGATTCGCCCCCTGCAGGAGGCAAAAATCGACATGCACCTGACTCTGGGCAACCATGACGAGCGCGATGTGTTCTACAGCGTCATGCAGGAAGAACAGCCAGAAACACCGCCGGTCAAATCGAAGCATATTTCCGTGGTGCAGACACCGCATGCGAATTTCTTCCTGCTCGATTCGCTGCACAAAACCATGGTCACTCAGGGAACACTGGGAGCAGAACAACGAACCTGGCTGGCGAAAGCCCTCGATGCCCACGCCGATAAGCCTGCCATCATCATGACGCACCATAATCCCCGACTGGGAGGCGATCCCAATCACTTCCCGGGTGGCTTAACTGATTCGGTCGAACTCTGGGAAGTCCTGGCACCCCGCAAACAGGTGAAAGCTTACATCCACGGACACATTCACCATCGCAGTAATGCCGAGCATAAAGGGATTCACATCATCAATACACCGGCGACCTCCTATGTCGGGAATCCCAAAGCTTCCACGACGGGCTGGACAATCGCGAAACTGAGCCCTACGGGCATCACTCTCACCACCCGTACTACCGATGATCAACATCCCTGGAATCACCAGACTCAGACACTCGCCTGGCGTTAA
- a CDS encoding FAD-dependent oxidoreductase, with protein sequence MQNEFDVVIVGGGGSGLAAAARSLEFGARVLVLEKQPQLGGTTGMAIGSFTGNGTSMQRAAGIEDNPDNHETDAGLFAAPEIEAQNDSELRRFFLGQTAETLEWLRDLGLHFHGPNPEPPNRVPRMHNIVPNAKAYIAAFQAQILKRQGTIVCDAPVVELVREAGRVTGVVAEIQGKRRTIQARRGVVLAAGDYANAPEIIGRFKGNRFRSIEGVNPKACGDGHLLAERTGAQLLNMEITYGPELRFVPPPGDPFEQLLPTSGFLAQLMGRLVPYLPQFLINWRIKRLLLTWQHPENALFDDGAILVNAAGQRFCNERVSPEREIAISEQENKAAYILLDERIAACYSEWPHFISTAPKIAYAYVEDYLKLRPDVSAAAGSLEELAKHRQLNLTHLQDTVAQFNAYASGQQSDPFGRTGDTEPLAGNRWVLLGPAKAYFTTTEGGVAINQGLQALDEHGDPIPGLYAIGCNGMGGQVLWGHGLHIAWALTSGRLVGEILGKSNNQ encoded by the coding sequence GTGCAGAATGAATTTGATGTTGTGATCGTCGGAGGCGGTGGCAGTGGACTGGCTGCTGCAGCGCGGTCTTTGGAATTTGGTGCGCGGGTACTGGTACTGGAGAAGCAGCCGCAGCTGGGTGGCACCACGGGGATGGCCATCGGTTCGTTTACCGGTAATGGTACCAGTATGCAACGAGCCGCGGGGATCGAAGACAATCCCGATAATCATGAAACCGACGCTGGTCTGTTCGCGGCACCTGAGATTGAAGCACAAAATGATTCCGAGTTGCGGCGATTCTTTCTGGGACAAACGGCAGAGACCCTGGAGTGGCTTCGCGATCTGGGACTGCACTTTCATGGACCGAACCCCGAGCCTCCCAACCGTGTACCGCGCATGCACAATATCGTGCCGAATGCGAAGGCCTACATTGCCGCTTTCCAGGCACAGATTCTCAAACGACAGGGGACGATTGTCTGCGATGCACCAGTGGTGGAACTGGTTCGAGAAGCAGGGCGGGTGACGGGAGTCGTCGCTGAGATTCAGGGGAAACGGCGGACGATTCAGGCACGCCGGGGTGTGGTTTTAGCCGCGGGTGATTATGCAAATGCACCAGAGATCATCGGACGATTTAAGGGAAATCGTTTTCGTTCGATTGAAGGGGTGAATCCTAAAGCGTGTGGAGATGGTCATCTGCTGGCAGAACGGACGGGAGCGCAACTGTTGAACATGGAGATTACCTATGGCCCGGAACTCCGTTTTGTGCCACCTCCGGGAGATCCGTTTGAACAACTGCTGCCGACCAGCGGATTTCTGGCGCAACTGATGGGGCGGCTGGTGCCTTATCTGCCTCAATTTCTGATCAACTGGCGCATCAAGCGACTGCTGTTGACGTGGCAGCATCCGGAAAATGCACTGTTTGACGATGGTGCGATCCTCGTGAATGCAGCTGGGCAGCGTTTCTGCAACGAGCGAGTTTCTCCGGAGAGGGAGATTGCGATTTCGGAACAGGAGAATAAAGCGGCTTATATTCTGTTGGATGAACGCATCGCTGCCTGTTACAGCGAGTGGCCGCATTTCATTTCGACAGCGCCCAAGATCGCCTATGCGTACGTGGAAGATTATTTGAAACTGCGTCCCGATGTGAGTGCCGCTGCAGGTTCACTGGAAGAACTCGCGAAGCATCGCCAGTTGAATCTAACCCACTTACAGGACACCGTCGCCCAGTTCAATGCGTACGCCTCAGGCCAGCAGTCAGATCCGTTTGGGAGGACCGGTGATACTGAACCGCTGGCCGGAAATCGCTGGGTTTTGCTGGGACCGGCGAAGGCCTATTTCACCACAACGGAAGGGGGTGTGGCGATCAACCAGGGACTGCAGGCGCTGGACGAGCATGGTGATCCGATTCCCGGCTTATACGCGATTGGCTGCAACGGCATGGGAGGACAGGTGCTGTGGGGACATGGACTGCACATCGCCTGGGCACTTACCAGCGGTCGCCTGGTCGGAGAAATTCTGGGAAAATCAAACAACCAATGA
- a CDS encoding sulfatase-like hydrolase/transferase produces the protein MQRQHLRWYLICFLLLIMLVKPLPAAERPNFLIIFTDDQGIHDVGCYGSEIPTPNIDHLAKEGLLFRQYYSASAICTPSRFGLLTGRNPSRSRDQLLGALMFMSDVDQNRGIQPDETTIAEVLQQNGYQTALLGKWHLGHGTESFLPVSHGFDLFRGHTGGCIDYFTMTYGNIPDWYHNRQHVTENGYATDLITEEAEHFLKDQRTAEKPFFLFLAYNAPHFGKGWSPKAQEPVNIMQPRGDDLKRVSFIKDKVRREFAAMTVALDDGIGRVMSTLKNNGLGENTVVIFMTDHGGDYVYGGSNQPFRGAKPLFLKGVSVCPLSCAGPARLKRELKPVKSPGRSTCSPPFADSLM, from the coding sequence ATGCAACGACAACACCTGCGCTGGTACCTCATCTGCTTTCTGTTGCTGATCATGCTTGTAAAGCCTCTACCTGCAGCCGAGCGGCCGAACTTCCTGATTATCTTTACCGATGATCAGGGCATCCATGATGTCGGCTGTTATGGCAGCGAGATTCCCACGCCGAACATCGATCACCTGGCGAAAGAGGGGCTGCTGTTTCGGCAATACTACTCTGCCTCCGCAATTTGTACACCATCCCGGTTTGGGCTGCTCACAGGACGCAATCCGAGTCGCTCACGCGACCAGCTGCTCGGCGCTTTGATGTTCATGAGTGACGTCGATCAGAATCGGGGCATCCAGCCGGATGAGACGACCATCGCAGAAGTCCTGCAGCAGAACGGATACCAGACCGCCCTGCTCGGTAAATGGCATCTGGGGCACGGCACCGAATCCTTCCTCCCGGTATCACACGGTTTTGATCTGTTTCGCGGCCATACCGGAGGTTGTATTGATTACTTCACAATGACCTATGGAAACATTCCTGACTGGTACCACAACCGGCAGCACGTGACCGAGAACGGGTACGCCACCGATCTGATTACCGAAGAAGCAGAACACTTTCTGAAAGACCAGCGGACTGCGGAGAAACCGTTCTTCCTGTTCCTGGCGTATAATGCGCCCCACTTCGGCAAAGGCTGGTCTCCCAAAGCTCAGGAACCGGTAAACATCATGCAGCCGCGTGGGGATGACCTGAAACGGGTCTCCTTCATTAAAGACAAAGTCCGCCGCGAATTTGCCGCCATGACGGTCGCCCTCGATGATGGCATCGGTCGTGTCATGTCGACCCTGAAGAATAACGGTTTGGGTGAAAATACAGTGGTGATTTTCATGACCGATCACGGTGGCGACTACGTTTACGGCGGCAGTAATCAGCCGTTTCGAGGGGCAAAGCCACTCTTTTTGAAGGGGGTATCCGTGTGCCCTTTATCATGCGCTGGCCCGGCAAGATTAAAGCGGGAACTGAAACCAGTGAAGTCACCTGGGCGCTCGACCTGTTCCCCACCATTTGCCGATTCGCTGATGTAG
- a CDS encoding DUF502 domain-containing protein, translating to MEQHVKQVKKSFGFLKTTAIGGLIFLLPLIVIGILVGEIAPIVLAVANVLSIYIDTTDPAGVALLFALSIAIVVLMCFLAGMIARWSIGQKLSRFMEKNLIILFPRYAIYREQLKGSIGGEHNKPELIPVLVRFDDVTRLAFEAERMEGSLVSIFLPGSPDPWTGKVIFMTPDRVERLDIPFSEALGICERMGRESLHFLEQPPRPITEN from the coding sequence ATGGAACAGCATGTCAAACAAGTTAAAAAGAGTTTTGGTTTTCTGAAAACCACCGCCATCGGGGGACTGATCTTTCTGTTGCCCCTGATTGTCATCGGGATTCTGGTGGGGGAGATTGCTCCCATCGTTCTGGCAGTGGCCAATGTACTCTCTATTTACATCGACACAACTGACCCCGCGGGCGTCGCACTCTTGTTTGCATTGTCGATTGCGATCGTCGTGTTGATGTGTTTCTTAGCGGGGATGATTGCCCGCTGGTCTATCGGACAAAAACTGTCCAGGTTCATGGAAAAGAATCTGATCATTCTCTTCCCCCGATATGCCATCTATCGTGAGCAGCTCAAAGGCAGTATTGGCGGCGAGCATAATAAACCGGAATTGATTCCAGTTCTCGTTCGCTTTGACGATGTCACCCGTCTGGCTTTCGAAGCCGAGCGCATGGAAGGTTCACTCGTTTCCATCTTCCTGCCCGGTTCACCCGATCCCTGGACGGGGAAAGTGATCTTCATGACGCCGGATCGGGTCGAACGGCTCGATATTCCCTTCTCCGAAGCGCTGGGAATCTGCGAACGGATGGGGCGCGAGTCGCTACACTTTCTGGAACAGCCGCCCCGGCCAATCACGGAAAATTAA
- a CDS encoding Trx7/PDZ domain-containing (seleno)protein: MLRNVCACVLCVLTFGSLLQAQTREEKVRRDREKVEASGYWIYNDLERGFQQARETKRPMLVVLRCIPCEECVKLDEELMEKDPQLKPLMDQFVRVRQISTNGLDLSLFQYDYDQSFAVFLLNADRTIYGRFGTRSHHTLWSEDVSIEGLAKAMQGALELHAKYDSVKDSLAAKQGPRPDVPSPEKYPLLKGRYQSQINEKKEVVKSCIHCHQVGDAQRDFYLRQGKPLPERILFQYPHPKILGLILDPTEKATVKEVKPDSIAAKSGFQPGDELLVLAGQPLLSIADIQWILHRAESQDELTAQIKRKGKKQQLTLALPSGWKRADDLSWRVSSWPMRRMVLGGAILEDTTPEERTAAGLPANASMALRIRGLGKYGLHATARRRGFQEGDIITGFDGQTNLARETDLLAYGVNAHQPGETVNVTVFRGGKQLKLSLPRQE; this comes from the coding sequence ATGCTGAGAAACGTTTGCGCCTGTGTACTTTGTGTGTTGACTTTTGGTTCACTGCTCCAGGCCCAGACGCGCGAAGAAAAAGTGCGTCGGGATCGGGAGAAAGTGGAAGCCTCGGGCTACTGGATCTACAACGATCTGGAACGGGGTTTCCAGCAGGCGCGGGAGACAAAACGCCCCATGCTGGTTGTCCTGCGGTGTATCCCCTGCGAAGAGTGTGTCAAACTGGATGAGGAGCTGATGGAAAAAGATCCTCAGCTGAAACCACTGATGGATCAGTTTGTGCGGGTGCGGCAGATCTCGACCAATGGTCTGGATCTCTCCCTGTTTCAATATGACTACGATCAGTCTTTTGCGGTGTTTCTGCTGAATGCAGATCGAACGATTTACGGTCGGTTTGGTACACGCTCTCATCACACTCTCTGGTCCGAAGATGTGTCGATCGAGGGGCTGGCCAAGGCGATGCAGGGGGCACTGGAACTGCATGCGAAATATGACTCAGTGAAAGATTCCCTGGCCGCCAAGCAGGGGCCTCGCCCCGACGTTCCTTCGCCAGAAAAGTATCCACTGCTGAAAGGACGTTACCAGTCGCAGATTAACGAGAAAAAAGAAGTCGTCAAAAGCTGCATCCACTGTCATCAGGTCGGTGATGCCCAGCGAGACTTTTATCTGCGACAGGGAAAGCCTCTACCGGAACGAATCCTGTTCCAGTATCCGCATCCTAAAATCCTGGGTCTGATTCTGGATCCGACTGAAAAAGCGACGGTGAAAGAAGTTAAACCTGATTCCATTGCTGCGAAATCAGGATTTCAGCCCGGTGATGAGTTACTGGTGCTGGCTGGTCAACCCTTGCTGTCAATCGCAGACATTCAGTGGATCCTGCATCGCGCAGAGAGCCAGGATGAGTTGACGGCACAGATCAAACGTAAGGGCAAGAAACAACAGCTGACGCTCGCCTTGCCCAGCGGCTGGAAACGAGCCGATGATTTGTCGTGGCGCGTGAGCAGTTGGCCGATGCGGCGGATGGTGCTGGGAGGGGCGATCCTGGAAGATACAACTCCCGAAGAACGAACCGCAGCCGGTCTGCCTGCAAATGCATCGATGGCCCTGCGAATTCGGGGTCTGGGCAAATATGGTCTGCATGCCACCGCCAGGCGACGGGGCTTTCAGGAGGGGGATATCATCACAGGCTTTGATGGTCAGACCAATCTGGCCCGCGAGACCGATCTGTTAGCTTATGGAGTCAACGCCCATCAACCAGGAGAGACGGTAAACGTCACTGTCTTCCGGGGCGGGAAACAGCTTAAGCTGAGTCTGCCCCGTCAGGAGTGA
- a CDS encoding suppressor of fused domain protein, which translates to MDTFETNWLKALEERFGEIDGIVEVQANDDQPEIKVIYFENLPEEGTLTAVTCGLSQASHPDWEEGSKPELIVSLDTKDQSWGFAAGFFASAFFNEKRFSYGDIFQIDDPISEESEMSAYLVFAPSFLSQEEATFELPDRTIHLQGLYPLFESEIDLYDEIGLEKFWHLDGFDLYDVKRKPATA; encoded by the coding sequence GTGGACACATTCGAAACGAACTGGCTCAAGGCATTAGAAGAACGCTTTGGAGAGATTGATGGTATTGTTGAAGTTCAAGCCAATGATGACCAGCCCGAGATCAAAGTGATCTACTTTGAGAACCTGCCTGAAGAGGGAACCCTGACTGCGGTTACCTGCGGTCTCTCTCAGGCCTCTCATCCGGACTGGGAGGAGGGATCAAAACCGGAATTGATTGTTTCTCTGGATACGAAAGACCAGAGCTGGGGATTCGCCGCCGGGTTCTTCGCCTCCGCGTTCTTCAACGAAAAACGCTTTTCTTATGGTGACATTTTTCAAATCGACGATCCGATCTCCGAAGAAAGTGAGATGAGTGCGTACCTGGTATTCGCTCCATCGTTTCTGAGTCAGGAAGAAGCGACATTCGAACTGCCCGATCGAACGATTCATCTACAGGGGCTCTATCCACTGTTTGAATCAGAAATAGATCTCTACGATGAAATCGGCCTGGAAAAATTCTGGCACCTGGACGGATTTGATCTGTATGACGTGAAACGAAAACCTGCGACCGCATAA
- a CDS encoding DUF1501 domain-containing protein: MLGISRREMLRSASCGFGYLAMSALCGQHSFAASSATAPSLNARPPQLPARAKRVIFLCMSGGPAQLDTFDYKPQTGKKKHAGSVFDFKQHGESGLWISELLPETAKHADKLCVLNGMYADITNHAQSFLQLHTGDRLRPRPSLGSWIVYGLGTENQNVPGFISLFPRKPSVYSSAFLPPVYEGTPIGLNTSDMSKATINNIASDHLPARVKRRQLDFVQAMNREHATHRPDDSRLEAVIQSMELGFRMQVTAPELLDLSNETRSTLERYRVGQGKVVGACGDSDFGRQCLLARRFAEAGVRFIEVNHGSWDQHSNHRADLTANCESTDAPIAALLEDLEQRGLLEETLVVWGGEFGRPGLVPENKKDGTGHNARGFTFWMAGGGIKRGLAYGKTDPTGARAIEGKVHFRDLHATILHQMGLQHDKLTFKQGEREFRLTGTEGGKVVKDIIA; this comes from the coding sequence ATGCTCGGAATCTCGCGCCGCGAAATGTTACGATCCGCCTCTTGCGGCTTTGGCTACCTGGCCATGTCAGCCTTGTGCGGGCAGCATTCGTTTGCAGCAAGTTCTGCGACGGCGCCCAGTCTTAACGCCCGGCCTCCTCAGCTGCCTGCTCGGGCGAAACGGGTCATCTTTCTCTGCATGAGTGGCGGACCGGCTCAGCTCGATACATTCGATTATAAACCGCAGACCGGCAAAAAGAAGCACGCGGGATCGGTGTTTGATTTTAAACAGCATGGTGAAAGCGGTCTCTGGATTTCTGAGCTCCTCCCCGAAACCGCAAAGCACGCTGACAAGCTCTGTGTCCTCAACGGCATGTATGCAGATATCACAAATCACGCCCAGTCATTCCTGCAACTGCACACCGGCGACCGTTTGCGTCCCCGCCCCAGCCTGGGCTCCTGGATCGTATATGGGCTGGGAACTGAGAATCAGAATGTGCCCGGGTTCATCAGTCTCTTTCCCCGCAAACCATCAGTTTATTCGAGTGCCTTTCTCCCGCCGGTCTATGAAGGAACGCCGATTGGCCTCAACACGTCGGACATGTCGAAAGCGACAATCAATAATATCGCCAGCGATCACCTGCCTGCCCGCGTGAAACGTCGTCAGCTCGATTTCGTGCAGGCCATGAATCGCGAACACGCTACTCATCGTCCAGACGATTCACGCCTCGAAGCCGTCATTCAGTCCATGGAACTCGGATTCCGGATGCAGGTCACTGCTCCCGAACTACTTGATCTGAGTAACGAAACCAGGTCCACACTCGAACGCTACCGCGTCGGTCAGGGCAAAGTGGTCGGTGCCTGTGGAGATTCCGACTTCGGTCGTCAATGTCTGCTGGCACGGCGATTCGCGGAAGCCGGAGTCCGTTTCATCGAAGTCAATCACGGCAGTTGGGATCAACACAGTAACCACCGTGCCGATCTGACCGCCAACTGTGAATCAACGGATGCTCCGATTGCCGCCTTACTGGAGGATCTTGAACAGCGAGGCCTGCTGGAAGAGACGCTCGTTGTCTGGGGAGGCGAATTTGGTCGCCCCGGGCTCGTGCCGGAAAACAAGAAGGATGGAACCGGGCACAACGCCCGCGGCTTCACTTTCTGGATGGCCGGCGGTGGTATCAAACGGGGACTGGCCTATGGGAAGACTGATCCGACCGGAGCCCGGGCCATCGAAGGGAAAGTTCACTTCCGCGATCTGCACGCCACTATTCTGCATCAGATGGGCCTGCAGCACGACAAGCTTACCTTCAAACAGGGGGAACGGGAATTTCGTCTCACTGGTACCGAAGGGGGTAAGGTCGTCAAGGACATTATTGCCTGA